The sequence below is a genomic window from Phoenix dactylifera cultivar Barhee BC4 chromosome 8, palm_55x_up_171113_PBpolish2nd_filt_p, whole genome shotgun sequence.
ATTCAGGGTTCGACGGACCACAAAAGCTTCACCATGATCACTATATGTGATGTCTTTTTcaatttcatcatatatagaatCTGACTCATTTTCTTCACCATCACCTTCTTCGGTAAGAGAAACCACTCTTCTATTTGGACATCAGAAGCAATATGCCCATAACCAGAACACTTGAAACATTGAGGTCGAGATGATGTTGGCcgagaagaagatgaagcatCTTTTTTCACCGTTGTGGTTGGCTTGGATGTAGAAGACGAATGAGATTGCGATGCACTCCCCCGGTTAGGAATGCCCTCACGCTTGAAATTTCGGCCTCCAGGAGCATTTGTTAAACCCTTTTCTCGCCGTTGTTGAAGTTGGCGTTCCACCTTAGTAGCAAGTTTAATAACATCAttaagagaaataaaagaatgGAGGTGTACCATATCATGGATGTCACGCCTCAATCCGCTAAGGTAACGAGCTATTGTTTGCTCTTCGGCCTCTGCTACACCACAACAAACCATAAGATTGTCGAACTCTTCAGTGTACTCCTCCACGGTTCGCATCCCTTGAGTGAATTGATACATAGTGAGAAATGCATCTTGAAGGTAATTTTTGGGAAGGTACTTTTTGCAAAgttctttcttcattttctctCAAGTACGAATCTTGGTTTTGCCCTCCTTTGCTCTTTGCAACTTGAGGCGCCCCCACTAGATTGATGCATGCTTTCGAAGCTTGATGGCCACAATCTTCACTTTAAGCTCATCGGGGACCTCTTTGTAGTCAAAGATTCGCTCAACAGTGTTAAGCCAATCTAGAAAGATGTCGGGTTGCGTTTTTTCTTCAAACTCAGGAATGTCTATCCTGATGTCTGGAAATCAAAATTGATGACGATGTTGGTgagatgaagaagagttgctccTTCTACCACGACGTAAACTTTGGTCATGAAAGGTGTTGCGATCTTCTTCAGTGGTGCCGCCCTCCTCTTCACTCGGGTTTTGCTCATAACGAGCCAACCTTTCGGTAAGATTTTGGACTTGCCGCTGCAACTCATCATTCTCTATGTCGCGAAGATCTCGCTCTCTACGAGGTTCTTCATCGCTAGAAGGACCTAGGTTGCCTCGGCTCGCCATGGTTGGTTGAAGCTTGCGTCAACACCACCACGAGAAATGCGATAGGTTTCCTCTCGAAACGTCAAGAGATGataacctcgctctgataccacttgataCCGCTTGGATCAATTTGCAAtccaatggaagtgggagaaaagacAAGATAATTTTTTTGTGCAAGGAGGAAGATAACTTTCATTCAAATACTTGGATGCCTTCTCATTACAATTCATGACTATTTATAGGCAAGTCATGGGTAACATGAAaggacaaaagaaaatgaaagatcaagagtCACCTTAATATGGGTAACTCACACAATAAAAGACATCAAAGCCAAAACTAAATTCTCTTAGGGAATTTAAAAAGTCAAAAGATACCTACCTCTTAAAATACCTATAACTTTCCAACTATaattcagattttaatgttcttaggcttgttggaaagaaaagaaagagacctaaaacttttatgttaataacttttctaaATTCGACCATTTAATACTCTGAAAATGGTATGCAAGTTGTACGATGTCCATGCACCTGCATCAGAGCTTATCAGCTACACCGCGCCCCTAGCATCACCCTAGCCGATGAAAGAACAATTCTGGTCGTTTGCTTCACGCAGGTTGCACGGGTAGGTTGTCCTGCACTAGACCTGCACTCGACGGGATCGAGTTTTTTCCACCTGGGAAGAGTTGATAGGGACATCAGAGCTCTTCATTCAGATGATAGAGCCATCAGAGCCACTAGCTTACGTCACACTAGAGATTGACATCAGTTTGAGTTGGACCCCCAAGATTGGGTCCACTCGAGTCCGCGTCATTTCTACTTTATTGCATTATTAGTTGCTTTATTATTGGTCGAGTCAATTTGGttagttgcttttgttattggtcgagtcaattagtaattagatcaaTTGATTAGATCAATGTTGGTAAGTGATTAATTGATGTAAGGATCCAAGTTTGGTATGTAATCAATTAAttaacttagtcaattgattgaaTTGATGTAAGGGCCCAAGTTTGGTATGTCATCAATTGATGGACTTGATGtaaggcctatataaaggccacACCCCTTATGAATTAGGACAgtgatcaaaaaaataaaaaaatctcttgGCTTGGCcgactttcttctcttcctcacgCTGGGCATGAGcccttcccttctttcttcctACATCTCTAAAGCCTCTTCTTCCTACATCTCTGCaacctctttttccttctccttccctcttctccctatAGTTGTCCTCCATCAATGGGCTGGGTCCGCTctaatatcatttgtaacaacctaggacctcacccaaaacgGCTAGTCAAATGGTATTATTTAGGCTctttaatcctgtataagtatacAAGATTTATCCAACGAATAattgatgtaggactaaacacgtGCCTGTACGAATGCTCACATACTCCCTTCttttaagccctgacgtcctcatcAAGCTAAGgatttaaatccattcaaatctaatcacaagcaccataaTTGGCTCATAGTTAGCCCTAATGGATTTGTGCTGCAATGTTTCCTAGTTTACATAGGTTATAGGCTGAGTCCGCTCTAATACCGTTTATCACAACTTATCATCTCACCTAAAAAAACTAATCGTCGAACCGAGATGATAGCTCTTCACTTTCTTCCCTTTCTGTCTTTGGCTTCTAGCGATTGTTCTTGGCCTTTTGGAGCCAGCGAATCACCGAAAAATTACCTTGTTTTGGTCTTCATCCTCCCTATTTCGACGTCGCCGGCCGCCAGTTGACCGGGGCTGCAGCCGCTATGGCCACCATTAAGTGAGGGGTAGGCCACTATGGCCGCCACCCCCTTGGATTtgtgaggaagaagagaggaaggggcaGGCTGTTCGtgaggagatgagagagaaagtttctctctcttctctctcaccTTCTATCTCCtctctctagtttctctctttttcttctttctttttttctctctcttggtGTCTCTATCTAGTTCACCTAGTGAGATGGTAACATGGTCTTGGGGAATCTAGTGATGGACTCCTAGCAAATGTTGGTAGGCGGTCTAGGTTACTAGTTTActaattgattttcttttgataataGAGTTTTATTCCATAGAGGAAGATTCATCtgtgcaagtagatctgatcgaGGTACTCTGCACCCTAGCTCATAGACTCTAAAGTGGGTTGGTGATCATTGTGTTGGTCAGTCTTCCATAgaggtaagaatccttgtacacCGACCTACATGATTATAGATATTTtgtacatatttatatataatatgcTAATGATCATGTAAAATAGTTTTATAatactttttttattaaatcatattttgatCATGTATGCTTGTGATTGACAGTATAATGAATTCATATATGAGTACAGGATGTGATACTctagactaaccatgttatattgattgcctCCTCATGGACGGAAAATGTGACCATGGTTATTCTaaagctaaaaataaaaaagaattgatATGTGGATGTGAACTTGATTAAATGAATAAGAACTTTGAGCTGATCTAGCTATCATCAGTTGCCTTATCACAAGCtaaaaatgtgatactatcaaaGACCCTACACAAGCTAAAAATGTGATACCATCGAAGGCCCCGTCATAGGCTGGAAACGTAGAAGTGACTCCAAGAAATTAGAGGTGATCTAACCACTAGCCAAAGGAGGAGAAGGGGCAGACGAAGATGAGAGAGTGACACTGGTGAGCGATCACAGTAAGGGTCAAGGAGTCGAGTGTTGCGAGGTTTTTCTTACGGAACTCGaaggtggagatcgagccgaagCAGCCCTACGCCGAGTTTTGGATGAGGACTTCCGAGTCTGAGCCTTCATTCGTGGTCTGGGGTGAGTTGGGGAGCCCTGATTCGAAGCCGGTGACTCTCGAGAAGTGGAAGAAGAGACATAGGCCCTGTTTAggagagctgttggaagtagagctgttggaagtagagctgttataaaaagctgtttgctgtttggtaactacattcgtaaagtgctgtgatgctttgttttgtgtttggtaaacaaactgagaaagtacttttatatgacaaaattaccataaaggacattgcatagtattatacaagagaacataataaaacataacataaattaatacataaatatacgatatagtataatattattgtaatataaaataatattatgttaatatagcataatagtaatataattattagagtaaattaatatttggtaatataacataatattaaattatttaacataacatattaatgtattatgatataatgtaatatatattatatttatagtataatacaataataaaagtataaaatattataattattagtataaattaatttctcataatataacataatattaaattatttaaaataacatattaatatattataatgtaatgtaatataatacaatatttatagtataatacaataataaaggtataaaatattataattaatattataaattaatttttataatataacataatattaaattatttaaaatagcatattaatgtattataatgtaatgtaatataatataatatttatagtataatacaataataaaggtataaaatattataattattagtataaattaattttccataatataacataatattaaattatttaacataacatattaatgtattatgatataatataatatgatattatatttacagtataatacaaaaataaaggtataaaatattataattattagtataaattaatttttcataatataacataatattaaattatttaacataacatattaatgtattatgatataatataatatgatattatatttatagtataatacaaaaataaaggtataaaatattataattattagtataaaataattttccataataatttttcataattttctataaaataattttccgcagtccaggggctcttcttcgtggtccatgctcgaggaggacctcagcgtgagccacgaggttgatgataaaaaaaaacaaaagattgattttggaaggtatagaaaaggattaaaaaaattttcttctaaaatgtggttcaagagatgcatacaaaaattgaaaagaaaaatattttttcttacagaagggagtctgacggcttgggttcttggctccagcagatttttagatttatacagggataaactatgtaattatgttattttaatatgggcatttttgtcaaaaatacagctttccgaaaaagctgaaacagcttcctcccaaaagctccaaattggagcttccttccaaaagctattttcagcttcccgcaaaagctgaaacagctttttgaaaaatttaccaaacacaatttttcatctaaaagtacttttggagggccagaaagtgctttctggccctccataagctctcccaaacagggccaTACTCGTCAGAGGTGTTGAGGGCAGAGTTGTTGGCGAAGATTGGGCTCTCAGATCGATAATTGTAGATCTGGTTGCATAGGTTGTTAAAGGACCAAAAGTTTCCGCCTGCGAAGAGGCAGCATAAGGAGGAGTTGGCGCCACTGGCGGCGGCCGAGGGTAATGTAATGATGGATTTCGGGGCTGCATCGATGGGGTCTAGCTCTAACCCCTTTGCAGGAGGGTTTGGGAGTGGTGGGGAGACGAGCAAGCCCGTCTCCCGAGCTGCTGCGGCTATATTGAGGATTGGGGCAGAGCCCTCGTCTGTTGGGAATAAGAAGTTGGGGTTAGTGGTTGCGGGGATTTCCAAGGTTTCAGATTTGCTGATGGGGTCTATTAAATCAATTAACAAGGAGCCGGGGTGACTACTCACTTCGTGGGGGAGCTTCACTGGTGGACGACGTACGCTAATCTCGAGGCAGAGCAAGCGAGTATGGGCAGTTGAAGGAGGTGAAGTTCTTCGATGAGAAAGCGAGCAGGAAGTCGAAGGGGATTCTATGGTGCGGGCCATGGTCGATGCGGCTCAAGCAATCTGATGCAGGGCGCGTATTCCGGTCAGCCGGGTCGTGGGACTCGGGCTCACGGGTTGTGTCGAGGGAAATACAAGTCCCCCCAAAACACGTGGTTGGAAGCATCCAACCTCGGACAATCGGCCTAGCGCCCGATCTCGGACGGCCGACTTGACGTTCAACCTAAGAGCTCTCGACCTCAAAGCGCTCGATCTCGGAAGGCATCTGATCCCAAAAGTCGAACCTCGCCGACTGCCCGCTGCGGTCACATCCTCCTACGGTCCGATTTGGGACCACGCCTTGAGCGGCTTACTCAATAATTAATGCGCGtagtctctgcagacctccggcttactcaacaattaatgcgcatggactctgcagacctccggctcactcaacaattaatatgcatggtctctgcagacctccagGTTACTCAACAgttaatgcgcgtggctcctacTGTCTACGGATCCTCAGTCCTCCACGACAAACCAGCTCGGCTGCGTTCAGtcagccgtgacaactccctgatccCGACCTCATCCCCCACGGCAAGATATTAATTCACATGATCGTGCACCAATTCATGCGACGTGCTCAGTTGTACGGCAACCTGGTCCTGTCGCGTCACAGGTAACCCAGCGCCCCTCTATAAAATGAGAACTCCTCTACCTTAAAGGGGGCTAGACACTAAAAAAAACTCTGGACACATCTTTCTCCGATATTTCTTTTtccctctaacttaagcatcggagggccggcgccggaaaccccggccaccggcattttgcaggtcttccggaggacgccgcccgccgacggaccggcACCCACCATTCtcgcaccggagctcctcctcctcagccgacggccgcccccgggtccaatttccagcaacagttggcgctagaggaagggccagagtcgcggccatgaagttgagaagtaaaggaGCCTCTAATGCTTCCCGGCGTCTTCCACCAAGTCCTCGatactctgtccagaactcgccgCCTCCGGCTGACCCGATTCCCCAAATTCAGCCAGAACAGTTCAACATCCTGGTGCAGCAGGTCCAGGCTTTGGCCGACGCCGTCCAAGGTCTGTGGCGGAAGGAAACCTCACCTATGCTACCTCCACAGGCCCTGGCCCAACCGGTGCTTCCTCCAAATGGACCGATGCCCCAGGGCCAAAATCTTCATGGCTCCTCCAGGGCTAATAATGAAGAACGAGCGTCTCCCCGGAGAGAACTGCCGGAGAGAAGCCTAGACATAAGGCCGCAGCCTTCGGAGGCTGAGTCAGCTCCGGACTGCCACGAACCGGAGCAGGCTGCTGCGACAGTCCTCCAGGTTGGggagctcgacaagaaggtcgagaacctggagcgccagattgaagcgCTTCATAACAGGAAGGCAAGGCGCGAGGGTGATTTTGAGTTTACCACCAAGTTTCCCTTTTTCTGCCAGATCGAGGGTGAGCCGGTCCCACCGAGATTCAAAATGccccaagtggagccctacaacggaactgccgaccccctcgaccacttggagagctaccgagctctcatggcattgcaagggtcctcggaggctgtgcttgcaaggccttcccagctacCCTTCGGGGCACCGttcggctttggttctctggactgaagccgagctCGGTATCttctttcgagcagctcggccggcagttcgccaccaacttcgctgccagccgacgccagcggcggacatcggaTTCCCTCCTAGacgtcaaacaaaaggaggggaaTCCTTCAGAGAATATCTTGACCGCTTCACTGCTGCGACCTGGGAGGTCCGtgagctcgaccagtcgatagccatgtcggcactgaAGACCGGAGCTCGCTCCTACAcatttctcttctccattgagaagagcttccccgccgatttcaccgaaatgctggcccgagctcagAAATAtgcgaaggccgaggaggctattGCCTCTAGGCAGGGCGCGACCGAGCCGGCCTCAAAGAAGCAAAGGAAGCGTCGCAAGGAGCGCGGCCACTTGAGAAGCCGTTCTCCCTGCCGGGATAGGAACCTGCCTCGGCTGAAGAGCCTGCCTCGGCAGCAGGGACAAGGTCCCCGCCTCGACCAAGATCCCCGCTACGGCCTCGAATGCACCAGGGGAGGCACGAGAATTACACTCCCATCAACGcgccccgggccgagatcctaatggagatcgagggttgggacttcttccgacccccgcctccgaTGCGCGATGTAGGAATCCCGCGCAACCCTAGAAAGTACTACCgcttccaccgggaccacgACCACGATACGGAGGATTGTTTTCAGCTCCGAGATGAGATCGAGGTGCTTATCCGCCGCGGGGTGCTCAATCGGTTTGTGAAGAACCGACGTGAGAAAAGGAGGCCAGTGGAAAACGCCGTGCCGCCCGATAATCCaaatgacaacaggcccatcgccagCACCATCAATATTATCGGAGGAGGAACCTCGGCTGAAGAGCCAGCCGAAGAAGGAGTTCCCTCGAAGCGTCCGCACACTTCTGAAGTCATCTCATTCTCGAACGAGAACTTGGAAGGGGTTAAAACCCCtcatgatgatgctgtggtcatctctgtGATTGTAAATAAATTCGATGTAAAGCGCATCTTGGTTGATAATGGGAGCTCGGCaaatattttgtactaccatgtcTATCAAAAAATGGGACTGACAGAAAATCAGCTTCGGAGGATGAACGCTCCACTAGTTGGATTTACCGGAGACTCAGTCCCGGTTGAAGGCGAGGTCAGTTTTCTTGTCACAGCTGGGCTCGCCCCTCGAGAAAGCACcgtgaggacggactttcttGTAGTCCGCCTGCCTTCAGCCTACAATGCCATTTTGGGAAGGCCGGGACTGAATGCCCTCCGGGCTGTGGTCTCAACTTACCACTTGCTTGTGCGGTTTTCCACCAATTATGGGATAGGCGAAGCTCGTGGCGACCAGATGGTGGCCAAGcggtgctacatggcgacctACAAAGCAAAACCACCGGCTGAAGCGTCAAACCAACAGGAGCTACCGACCGAGGTGCCAACTCAAGCAATGGATCGCATGTTGCCCATTGAAACCTTAGACGTACGGAACGATCTCTGGAAGAAGcgggtagagcccggtgagcttcttaccTGAATCCCTTTACAGAAAAATtatcccgagctaaccgtgcaggtcggctccggcttgAGCTCCTACAAAAGGGAGCGCCTGATCAAATTCCTCCAGGccaacatggatgtcttcgcctggtcgcccgccgatATGCCGGAAATCGACCCcgaggtcatggttcaccgactccaggtgagaccAACCTGTAGACCCGTGAGGCAAAAAAAGTGGGGCTCCACCCTGGAATGACAGCGAGCGGCAGCCGAGGAAGTAGATAGACTCCTAGAggtcggcttcatccgggaggtctcttatccggactggctcgccaacgtggtcctcgtgaAGAAAGTCAATGAGAAATGGCGTAtatgcgtggactacaccgacctgaacaaggcctgcccgaaggatagttttttcttttccagcatcgaccagctcgtcgactcgacctcggaaCATCAGCTGCTGACCTTCATCGACACCTTTTTGGGATACAATCAAATTCGAATGGCAcctgaagatgaggagaagatgACTTTCATCACCAACAAGGGCACTTATTGTTACAAGGTGATGTCGTTCGGATTGAAGAATGCAGGAGCTACATACCAAAGACTGGTCAACcagatcttcaaagaccaaataggccgaaacatggaggtctacgtggatgacatgctggtgaaaagccgaaCAGCAGAGCACCATgtggccgacctcaatgaaacattctccaagctcaggaagtaccaaatgaagctcaatcctgcaaagtgcgcgttcggagtcacctcgggcaaattcctgGGCTTCGTAGTAACCCAGCGTGGAGTCGAAGCTAATCTCGAGAAGATCCGAGTGCTGCAAGAGATGTTACCTCCAAAGacggtcaaggaagtgcagagGCTCACCGGGCGGGTCGTGGCTTTGGGGATGTTTGTCTCCAGGTCGGCCAAgcgctgcctcccattcttcaagatccttaaaCGACCAAAGAACTTTCTATAGTCAGAGGAgtgccagcaagcctttgaagagcttaggTGCCTTCTTGCCTCCCCTCCGCTACTCACCAAGCCTCAGCAAGGCGAAGTCCTTTATTTGTACTTAGCTGTCTCCCCGGTTGCAGTAAGCTCAGTCCTGGTCCGGAAAGATGACAAGCTCTAGAGGCCTGTCTACtataccagccgggttctcagagatcctgagacccgatattccaaATTGGAGAAAACGATCTTCTCCCTGATCACTTCAGCTTAGAGACTCCGACCCTACTTTCAGGCCCACACTGTGGCCGTACTGACTGACCAGCCCATGAAGCAGATCTTGCAGAGGTCGGACCGCACCggaaggatcgccaaatgggcagtCGAGCTCGAGGAGTTTGACCTCGAATACCGTCCAAGGCCGACGATTAAAGCCCAGGCGCTTGCCgatttcatcgtggagtgcactctgccggacgaccccgaacACCCACTCATGCCAACAAAGGAGACCCCAGGGCTACCATGGATCCTATATGTGGACGGCTCctcaacctcggggggtagcgaaGCCGGTCTTATCCTTACGAGCCCAGATGGGGTGGTGGCAGAGCAGGCCCTACGCCTTGAGTTTCCGGCttcgaacaatgaggcggagtatgaggcgctcatcgccgggctcaagttgGCAGAGGAGCTGAAGGCAGAAGACCGAAGGTCTTCAGTGATTTccaactggtcgtgagccaGGTTCTGGAAGATTTTGAAGCAAAGGAGCCGTCgatgcagaaatatctccaaaaagtgCGAGACCTCATATTCGCCCTAGGCTCCTTCAACATCCAGCATATTTCCAGGATGGAGAACATGAGAGCAGACGAACTGTCGAAgttggcgacctcccgcataaGCGAGCTCTCCAAGGCGACAGCGCTTGAATATCTCCAAACACCCAGCATAGAAGAGCTTGAGCCTACTATGTGCATCGAGACCAAGCCGAgttggatggacgagctcgtcAATTATCTACAAAGTGAAGTCCTCCCTAATTATGAGctcgaggctcgccgaatcagacGTCTAGCCTCCCGATTCATATTATATGAAGGTAAGCTCTACCgaaaatccttcacctctcctctcctcgGATGCCTCCGCCCGTCAGAGGCGGACTATGCTATGTGAGACGTCCATGAAGGGATATGTGGGAACCATCTAGGAGGCCGAGCGCTGGCTCATAAAATTTTACGCTAAGGATACTTTTAGCCCACACTCCAAAAGGATACAACTGACTTCGTCCGAAAATGCGACCGAtgccagcgaaacgccaatatctaGCGCCGACCCTCAGCCCCGCTGACCTCGATCGGTGCCCCCTGGCCATTCGCCCAGTGGAGAATCGACATCCTAGGGCCATTTTTCCTGACAAGCGGGCAGAAAAAATTTTTggttgtctccatcgactacttcaccaagtaggTCGAAGCCGAACCAATGGCCCGAATCACCGAGCAGAAAATGCGAGACTTTGTGTGGAAGTCGATCATCTGTAGATTTGGACTCCCCCGTATCCTCATATCCGAcaacggccgccagttcgacaacatttGTTTTAGAAAATTCTACTCCGaactcggcatcgaccaccgcttcatctcggtcgcccatccctaaacgaatggagaaaccgaggtagcGAATCGCaccattttgcaggggctcaaggccaggctcgatcggtccaaaggacagtgggtcgaggacttgtacaacatTCTCTGGGCCTACCAGACTATGTTCTGACTACCTACAGGCGAGACCCCTTTCCACCTGGCATACGGGACGGAAGCTGTTATTCCTCTGGA
It includes:
- the LOC103711289 gene encoding uncharacterized protein LOC103711289, producing the protein MRDVGIPRNPRKYYRFHRDHDHDTEDCFQLRDEIEVLIRRGVLNRFVKNRREKRRPVENAVPPDNPNDNRPIASTINIIGGGTSAEEPAEEGVPSKRPHTSEVISFSNENLEGVKTPHDDAVVISVIVNKFDVKRILVDNGSSANILYYHVYQKMGLTENQLRRMNAPLVGFTGDSVPVEGEVSFLVTAGLAPRESTVRTDFLVVRLPSAYNAILGRPGLNALRAVVSTYHLLVRFSTNYGIGEARGDQMVAKRCYMATYKAKPPAEASNQQELPTEVPTQAMDRMLPIETLDVRNDLWKKRVEPGELLT